In Patagioenas fasciata isolate bPatFas1 chromosome 2, bPatFas1.hap1, whole genome shotgun sequence, a single window of DNA contains:
- the MTFR1 gene encoding mitochondrial fission regulator 1, translating to MICWLKRLIRMAFEQVGLNMESVLWSSKPYGSSRSIVRKIGTNLSLIQCPRVHFQLTSHATEGNHLTQVREDAVASFADVGWVAQEEGEVSTRLRSEVWSKPAQSVSGELHHSGKSPCRQTSLQNLEEEPVSRSTVTANEEALQKISALENELATLRAQIAKIVILQEQQNLTIGGSSPVASAAVPVAPPPPPPPPPPPPPPPLPPPGLQPSVSAVELIKERKNKKMNSGQNLAENGPKKPEIPNMLEILKDMNSVKLRSVKRSSEGTKCKVADPADPAALIAEALKKKFAYRYRSDSQSETEKVIPKTETKTKTEVVLFGPHMLKSTGKMKTLIEKS from the exons ATGATTTGCTGGCTTAAGCGCTTAATTAGGATGGCTTTTGAACAAGTTGGATTAAACATGGAATCA GTGCTTTGGTCAAGCAAGCCTTATGGTTCATCTCGAAGTATTGTAAGAAAAATTGGCACTAACCTCTCTCTTATACAGTGTCCAAGAGTTCATTTTCAG CTTACTTCTCATGCCACAGAAGGAAACCATCTTACTCAAGTTAGAGAAGATGCAGTGGCCTCCTTTGCAGATGTGGGATGGGTGGCTCAAGAAGAAGGTGAAGTTTCTACAAGGCTCAG GTCAGAAGTTTGGTCAAAACCAGCCCAGTCTGTTTCAGGTGAACTACATCATTCTGGAAAGTCCCCGTGCAGACAGACGTCCTTACAAAACCTGGAAGAAGAACCAGTGTCCAGGAGCACAGTGACTGCAAATGAAGAAGCTCTGCAGAAGATCAGCGCTCTAGAGAATGAACTAGCCACCTTAAGAGCACAAATAGCCAAAATTGTAATCTTGCAAGAACAACAGAACCTGACAATAG GTGGGTCAAGTCCGGTTGCTTCAGCTGCTGTCCCTGTTgctcctccaccaccaccaccgccgccgccgcctcctcctccgccACCGCTCCCTCCCCCAGGTCTACAACCGAGTGTGTCTGCTGTCGAGCtcattaaagaaaggaaaaacaaaaaaatgaactctGGACAGAATCTGGCAGAAAATGGGCCAAAGAAGCCTGAAATACCAAACATGCTAGAAATCCTCAAAGACATGAACAGCGTGAAACTACGCTCAGTGAAAAg atCTTCAGAAGGTACAAAATGTAAAGTGGCTGACCCTGCGGATCCTGCAGCATTAATAGCAGAAGCGCTCAAAAAGAAGTTTGCATATCGATACCGAAGCGATAGCCAAAGTGAAACGGAAAAAGTGATTCCAAAGActgaaacaaagacaaagacTGAGGTAGTGCTG TTTGGACCACACATGCTGAAGTCTACTGGGAAAATGAAGACTTTAATTGAGAAATCTTAA